From Roseburia hominis, the proteins below share one genomic window:
- a CDS encoding FtsX-like permease family protein has protein sequence MLRNSVKQMCRTPVKMILFLLLMMMASLLVTLGVNLFYISERTQEEAKDAFWTVGRVQQKPSAVAREKYWDYLMQDYQYEDVKRYDSRIPETVLDLEGISYIHKPKQYPYYIAHREEYVVRNTKNEVDEAWMGAAGSEVIAEVSPYEDCVPDHPVKLHFKKALFGKVTERMFHFIWYWDYTTPTPEPLYADKTYVISLYRNDGLQYLGVIDKEKYPDVSMVWTPLETIEGLQYRKDGSRIPDEKYPNCYLSEMTENFYETEEGKRWLNLIEGIRITDYSIPVIPTDATKLLPYFYKGDTGITEGRDISEKEYEEGKRVCLITTEFAANNKLKVGDQLPLSLYCSDYQLSAGQSYPVRSYTQGRKIINADGELYQPFFEEEYEVVGIYKINLALDTYTGFEPANNGVIIPAASVTESDENHILLHGPMREYNTVFQLENGTADEFWEIYSRNKIEGLDIRIDDGGYTQVEQSFQNTRKMSVVLLVAGCITAIFILLFFCHMFVTKQKQRTAMERSLGMTKGQCRISLMGALFAIILLGCILGCAAGGKATEIIAGRLEKKAVFSTLFSSNQSVARELPSSAEYLKEGHRNFILPVLSGTVILIAAGVISGVMVEKNLKEEPLGLLTSMKQEK, from the coding sequence ATGCTAAGAAACAGTGTAAAACAGATGTGCCGTACTCCTGTGAAAATGATCCTGTTCCTGCTGCTCATGATGATGGCAAGCCTTCTGGTCACTCTGGGCGTGAATCTCTTTTATATCAGCGAAAGGACGCAGGAGGAGGCCAAAGACGCATTTTGGACCGTCGGAAGGGTCCAGCAGAAGCCTTCCGCAGTGGCGCGGGAGAAATACTGGGATTATTTGATGCAGGATTATCAGTATGAGGACGTGAAAAGGTATGACAGCCGGATTCCGGAGACAGTGCTTGATTTGGAAGGGATTTCCTATATTCACAAGCCAAAGCAATACCCTTATTATATTGCGCATAGAGAGGAATATGTGGTGCGGAATACAAAAAATGAGGTGGATGAGGCCTGGATGGGAGCTGCGGGAAGCGAGGTCATTGCAGAGGTTTCCCCCTATGAGGACTGCGTGCCGGATCATCCGGTGAAACTCCATTTCAAAAAGGCACTGTTTGGAAAAGTGACAGAGCGTATGTTTCATTTTATCTGGTACTGGGATTATACGACTCCCACACCGGAACCCCTTTATGCGGATAAAACGTATGTAATTTCCTTATATAGGAATGACGGACTGCAATATCTGGGAGTGATAGACAAAGAAAAATACCCTGATGTATCGATGGTATGGACGCCGCTTGAGACGATCGAGGGGCTGCAGTACCGAAAGGACGGCAGCAGAATACCGGATGAAAAATATCCGAACTGCTACTTGAGTGAGATGACGGAAAATTTTTACGAGACAGAGGAAGGGAAACGCTGGCTGAACCTGATTGAGGGTATCAGGATCACCGATTACAGTATTCCGGTAATCCCGACGGATGCTACGAAGCTGCTTCCTTATTTTTACAAGGGGGATACCGGGATTACAGAAGGCCGGGATATTTCTGAAAAAGAATACGAGGAAGGAAAACGAGTCTGCCTGATTACAACGGAGTTTGCAGCGAACAACAAGCTGAAGGTGGGAGACCAGTTGCCTCTTTCACTGTACTGCTCTGATTATCAGTTGTCTGCAGGGCAATCTTATCCTGTCAGGTCTTATACACAAGGAAGAAAAATCATCAATGCCGACGGAGAACTGTATCAGCCATTTTTTGAGGAAGAGTACGAAGTTGTCGGAATTTACAAGATTAATCTTGCTTTGGATACCTATACCGGATTTGAGCCGGCGAACAACGGGGTGATCATTCCCGCGGCCTCCGTGACGGAAAGTGATGAAAATCATATTCTGCTCCACGGCCCAATGCGGGAGTATAACACGGTCTTCCAGCTTGAAAATGGGACGGCCGATGAGTTCTGGGAAATCTATAGCCGAAACAAGATCGAGGGACTGGATATCAGGATCGATGACGGAGGGTATACCCAGGTAGAGCAGAGTTTCCAAAATACGAGGAAAATGTCGGTGGTTCTGCTGGTGGCCGGGTGCATTACCGCCATTTTCATTCTGCTGTTCTTCTGCCATATGTTCGTGACCAAACAGAAGCAGCGAACGGCGATGGAACGTTCCCTTGGAATGACGAAGGGGCAGTGTCGCATTTCCCTTATGGGAGCACTGTTTGCCATTATTTTGCTGGGGTGTATCCTGGGCTGCGCTGCGGGAGGAAAAGCTACGGAAATCATCGCCGGGAGGCTGGAAAAGAAAGCAGTATTTTCCACCTTATTCAGCAGCAATCAGTCTGTAGCGCGGGAACTGCCCTCCTCGGCAGAGTATTTGAAGGAGGGACATAGGAACTTTATCTTGCCGGTTTTGTCAGGTACGGTTATACTGATAGCGGCAGGAGTGATTTCCGGCGTTATGGTGGAGAAGAATTTAAAAGAAGAGCCGCTGGGGCTGCTTACAAGTATGAAGCAGGAAAAATAG
- a CDS encoding sigma-70 family RNA polymerase sigma factor, producing the protein MRITKDNFLSQLRKRNEKALEFVLEEYGGLLMSIIRKHLFCLPGLQEECMNDVLLKIWKHISQFDESKSSFRNWAAGVARYQAIDYLRKYIKEMERCSLEEVEEGREDVALMNLLEQEISEEVEQMLSCLCEEDQKLFLKLFYEEKNVEEISRETGLRRETIYNRISRGKRKIRNYQESREGH; encoded by the coding sequence TTGCGAATCACAAAGGATAATTTCTTAAGTCAGCTCAGAAAACGAAATGAAAAAGCGCTGGAGTTCGTATTGGAAGAGTATGGCGGACTTTTGATGTCGATTATCCGGAAGCATCTTTTCTGCCTGCCTGGTCTGCAGGAGGAATGCATGAACGATGTGCTTTTGAAGATATGGAAGCATATCAGTCAGTTCGATGAGTCAAAAAGCAGTTTTCGAAACTGGGCGGCGGGGGTTGCCAGATATCAGGCGATAGATTACCTCCGCAAATATATCAAAGAGATGGAAAGGTGCAGTTTGGAAGAGGTGGAGGAGGGCCGGGAAGATGTGGCCCTTATGAATCTCCTGGAGCAGGAGATCTCGGAGGAGGTCGAACAGATGCTCTCCTGCCTGTGCGAGGAGGATCAGAAGCTGTTCCTGAAGCTGTTCTACGAGGAAAAGAATGTTGAGGAGATCAGCAGGGAGACGGGCCTTAGAAGGGAAACAATCTACAACCGAATCTCCCGGGGAAAGCGAAAAATCAGAAATTATCAGGAAAGCAGGGAGGGACATTGA
- a CDS encoding DUF4179 domain-containing protein, whose translation MKKNIYMLLNDVSTDTSGYSDTELDEAQLRKYRGNLRKQLGRKKRKRIYAALMAAACVMLVAGLMVLRPLKQRMRASAARGKFSISSLVGTSARLNQMALHIDKTLRIEDGYVTLNAAAIDDGHILIYSTYVFDDAEAVPRLSNGDWGRDYDSPFRCMSGILSVPVTDSMNMNPYHLDWDYKDEPVYVQRMFINGEEICCDITAETYADEKGVVQDCAQYNFHTDTLDYPAQVRIEVYRYSQQLFTSDAKKAETLAEIEPSAAFEFTFTKDMIVENEKDIPLNETIILPDGQELYITRFVYNAMGMRLYGRFPKKFDEEHLSGRICLESVEQMAKSDIFYMIQISDTEVFFTPVASNFMYSVVPKLKQWEFKVVVYQWNGDRTERDRIVLPDRFTIPLK comes from the coding sequence ATGAAGAAAAATATCTATATGCTATTAAATGACGTATCAACGGATACTTCCGGTTATTCTGATACGGAGCTTGACGAGGCGCAGCTTAGAAAATACAGGGGCAATTTAAGAAAACAGCTGGGAAGGAAGAAAAGAAAGCGTATTTATGCGGCGCTTATGGCCGCGGCGTGTGTGATGCTGGTAGCCGGGCTCATGGTATTGCGTCCTCTGAAGCAGAGAATGCGGGCTTCTGCTGCGAGAGGAAAATTTTCAATCAGTTCTCTGGTGGGGACTTCCGCCAGGCTGAATCAGATGGCGCTGCACATTGACAAGACCTTAAGGATTGAGGATGGTTATGTTACCTTGAATGCGGCTGCGATTGATGACGGGCATATTTTGATTTATTCCACTTATGTTTTTGACGACGCTGAGGCGGTACCGCGTCTTTCGAACGGTGACTGGGGAAGAGATTATGATTCTCCGTTTAGGTGTATGTCGGGAATCCTCAGTGTACCGGTTACAGATTCTATGAATATGAACCCTTACCATTTGGATTGGGACTATAAAGATGAGCCGGTCTATGTGCAGAGAATGTTCATTAATGGGGAGGAGATTTGCTGTGACATTACGGCGGAGACCTATGCGGATGAAAAGGGGGTAGTGCAGGACTGCGCCCAGTATAATTTTCATACGGATACGCTGGACTATCCTGCGCAGGTCAGAATCGAGGTGTATCGCTATTCGCAGCAGTTGTTCACGAGTGATGCAAAGAAGGCGGAGACGCTGGCAGAGATAGAACCATCGGCCGCGTTTGAATTTACATTTACTAAGGACATGATCGTGGAAAATGAAAAAGATATTCCGCTGAATGAAACGATTATTCTGCCGGACGGACAGGAGCTTTATATTACCCGTTTTGTATATAATGCGATGGGAATGCGGCTGTATGGAAGATTCCCGAAAAAATTTGACGAGGAGCATCTGTCGGGAAGAATCTGCCTTGAAAGTGTCGAGCAGATGGCAAAGAGTGATATTTTTTATATGATTCAAATCTCGGATACAGAAGTCTTCTTCACTCCGGTAGCGTCAAACTTCATGTATTCGGTGGTTCCGAAACTAAAACAGTGGGAATTCAAGGTTGTCGTGTATCAGTGGAATGGTGACAGGACTGAGCGGGACAGGATCGTATTGCCTGATCGGTTTACGATCCCGCTTAAGTAG
- a CDS encoding DUF3877 family protein produces the protein MKNIIDQIKESQIKLGYARETVRLYYPYASIRAILGSTVSDETELLELLGSEPEFQNGVLGHLSFRSHKGRVEVRIPPEGAEYVWKEVPTPQFLVDLIELFGKHHHCSLEEVRAIFAKYSGDYVCEQMPEDADFDYVLYFRDPGIDAYYYCVKEEMGHMIYHRFSKEDYRELFHSEN, from the coding sequence ATGAAAAATATCATAGATCAGATCAAGGAATCGCAGATCAAGCTGGGATATGCAAGGGAGACGGTGCGTTTATATTATCCCTACGCCTCGATTCGGGCGATTTTGGGAAGTACCGTTTCTGATGAGACGGAGCTTTTAGAGCTGCTTGGATCGGAACCGGAATTTCAAAATGGCGTACTTGGCCATTTGTCCTTCCGTTCCCACAAGGGGAGAGTAGAAGTCAGGATTCCGCCGGAAGGGGCGGAATATGTCTGGAAGGAGGTCCCGACACCGCAGTTTCTCGTGGATCTGATCGAATTATTTGGGAAACACCATCATTGTTCTTTGGAGGAAGTCCGTGCAATATTCGCCAAATATAGCGGGGATTATGTGTGTGAACAGATGCCGGAAGATGCGGATTTTGATTACGTGCTGTATTTCCGGGATCCGGGGATTGATGCATATTATTATTGTGTGAAAGAAGAGATGGGTCATATGATTTACCATCGGTTTTCTAAGGAAGATTACCGGGAATTGTTTCATTCAGAAAATTAG
- a CDS encoding N-acetyltransferase family protein yields the protein MKGTRRKVREGSGVMIRRALFADLPQLLKIYNYEVLHGTATFDEEARTQEQQEEWFSHYTGKYPLLVEEHFGKIAGYAGACRLFPKPAYDISAEVSVYVAWDMRGQGIGERLLIALLEETKKEPELESLFSLITATNEASIHLHEKLGFLYEGILRNSGKKFGENLDVMIYRYDLRRERF from the coding sequence TTGAAAGGTACGAGAAGAAAGGTACGGGAAGGAAGCGGTGTGATGATCAGACGGGCGTTATTTGCAGATTTGCCACAGCTACTTAAGATTTATAATTATGAGGTGCTTCATGGTACGGCGACCTTCGATGAGGAGGCGAGGACCCAGGAGCAGCAGGAGGAGTGGTTCTCACATTATACGGGAAAGTATCCGCTTTTGGTGGAAGAGCATTTTGGGAAAATAGCAGGCTATGCGGGGGCGTGTCGTTTGTTTCCGAAGCCGGCGTATGATATTTCGGCGGAGGTGAGCGTATATGTCGCTTGGGATATGCGCGGACAGGGGATTGGAGAGAGGCTTCTTATTGCTTTGCTTGAAGAGACAAAAAAGGAGCCGGAACTAGAGTCCTTGTTTTCTCTGATTACGGCGACGAATGAGGCAAGTATCCATTTGCATGAAAAGCTGGGGTTTCTTTATGAGGGCATACTTAGAAATTCAGGAAAAAAGTTTGGGGAAAACCTGGACGTAATGATATACAGATATGATTTAAGAAGGGAGAGGTTCTAA
- a CDS encoding aminotransferase class V-fold PLP-dependent enzyme, which produces MILFNSDYTEGAHPRILEKLMETNLEQTVGYGEDAYCEMAREAIRKVCEAPEADVHFLVGGTQANFTVISSILRPYQGVLCAESGHINVHETGAVEACGHKVLGLPACEGKITAEQIEREYELHWSDESHEHIVQPKMVYISHPTELGTLYTKSELEAIHAVCRKCGMFLFLDGARMGYGLAAPGTDVTLPDLAKLCDVFYIGGTKVGALFGEAVVITNPALGEDFRYCIKQKGGMLAKGRLLGVQFLELFKDGLYFEISKHAIDMAMLLKEGLMAKGYEFFMDSVTNQQFVIVSDEKLAQIREKYGVTYQQRYDKKHIVIRLCTSWATKEENVRAFLADM; this is translated from the coding sequence ATGATTTTATTTAACAGTGACTATACGGAGGGAGCGCATCCGCGGATTCTGGAGAAACTGATGGAGACTAATCTGGAGCAGACGGTCGGTTACGGTGAAGATGCGTATTGTGAAATGGCGAGGGAGGCAATCCGAAAGGTCTGCGAGGCTCCTGAGGCAGATGTGCATTTTCTGGTGGGAGGCACGCAGGCGAATTTTACAGTTATTTCCTCTATACTGCGTCCTTATCAGGGGGTACTGTGCGCTGAGAGCGGACATATCAATGTCCATGAGACAGGTGCAGTGGAGGCGTGCGGCCATAAGGTGCTGGGGCTTCCCGCCTGCGAGGGGAAGATAACGGCAGAGCAGATCGAAAGGGAGTATGAGCTGCATTGGAGTGATGAATCTCATGAGCATATCGTACAGCCGAAGATGGTCTATATCTCCCACCCTACCGAGCTGGGAACCTTATATACCAAGTCAGAGCTTGAGGCGATTCATGCGGTTTGCCGAAAATGCGGTATGTTCCTCTTCCTTGACGGAGCGAGAATGGGGTATGGTCTTGCTGCTCCGGGAACGGATGTGACACTGCCGGATCTGGCAAAGCTTTGTGATGTGTTCTATATCGGTGGCACGAAGGTCGGCGCACTCTTTGGCGAGGCGGTTGTGATCACGAATCCGGCGCTCGGGGAGGATTTCCGCTATTGCATCAAGCAGAAGGGTGGAATGCTCGCAAAGGGAAGACTTCTGGGAGTGCAGTTCCTGGAGCTTTTCAAGGATGGCCTGTATTTTGAAATATCAAAGCATGCGATCGATATGGCGATGCTCCTCAAGGAAGGACTGATGGCGAAGGGATATGAATTCTTCATGGATAGTGTGACGAATCAGCAATTCGTGATCGTGTCAGATGAAAAGTTAGCGCAGATTCGGGAAAAATACGGAGTCACCTATCAGCAGCGGTATGACAAGAAGCACATCGTGATCCGGCTGTGCACAAGCTGGGCTACAAAAGAGGAAAATGTCAGGGCATTCCTGGCAGATATGTAG
- a CDS encoding MarR family transcriptional regulator, with the protein MMKRFDPESIPKGIPYGHSAVSQGISPEQLPIQMLFHQVMHLQMQYTCKNMEQFKISPGQAGILFFLNLNGPLSQRELADWMHLKPPSVTVALKKMENGGLITRQPDEKDQRITRIRITDSGRDLVRSMFEQQQNIEGRLFRNMSAEEKMLLRRLVLQMRENILSDMKDMKMTADSCFGKKMMEEQLF; encoded by the coding sequence ATGATGAAGAGGTTTGACCCGGAGAGCATACCCAAGGGCATCCCGTATGGCCATTCGGCTGTTTCACAAGGGATAAGTCCGGAGCAATTGCCGATTCAGATGTTGTTTCATCAGGTCATGCATTTGCAAATGCAGTATACTTGTAAAAATATGGAGCAGTTCAAGATTTCGCCGGGGCAGGCGGGGATTCTTTTTTTCTTAAATCTGAACGGTCCTCTTTCTCAACGGGAATTGGCGGATTGGATGCACTTAAAGCCCCCCTCAGTAACGGTGGCACTTAAGAAGATGGAAAATGGCGGTCTGATTACGAGGCAGCCGGACGAAAAGGACCAGCGTATTACACGAATCCGGATTACGGATAGCGGTCGGGATCTTGTTCGGTCTATGTTTGAGCAGCAACAGAACATTGAGGGAAGACTATTCCGCAATATGAGCGCGGAGGAGAAGATGCTGCTGCGCCGCCTGGTGTTACAGATGCGGGAAAATATTCTGTCAGACATGAAGGATATGAAAATGACAGCAGATTCCTGTTTTGGGAAAAAGATGATGGAAGAGCAGCTATTTTAA
- a CDS encoding ABC transporter ATP-binding protein: MRKLLKYLRPYAATVVVIIGILIVQAYCDLSLPSYTSDIVNVGIQQGGIDDKVPKAIAAGEMEKLLLFAEEGDAEQIKEAYTLKETDTGYTYEGSVYVLKDEILHDEERLASLAEMMGKPMFLTLGLESGNDMTKQMEESMKEGMKIDDADLFELLRMMPEQQRSEVVSKMAEQLKKMPESIVEQAATSYIRSVYEELGMDAEKMQNGYILRTGGKMLALAFLGMLSSVLVGLLASRVAARTGRDLRGKVFKKVVGFSNAEFDKFSTASLITRSTNDIQHIQMLVVMLLRMVMYAPIMAVGGIVKVFHTNVDMSWIIALGVVLIFLIVMVLFTVAMPKFKVLQNLVDRLNLVTREILTGLSVIRAFSTEKYEEQRFDKANRNLTKTNLFVNRAMTFMMPTMMLVMNGITVLIVWVGAYGVNDGKMQVGDMMAFIQYTMQIIMAFLMICMISIMLPRAAVAAGRVDEVLTSETVINDPEKPEGTGAAGRGEVVFDHVSFWYPGAEEPVLRDISFTARPGQTTAIIGSTGSGKSTLLNLIPRFYDVTEGRILLDGQDIRSITQHDLRERLGYVPQKGVLFSGTIESNILYGNPNGSEEEMKEAAAIAQAEEFIAEKRKGYQSPIAQGGVNVSGGQKQRLSIARAIAKRPNVFLFDDSFSALDFKTDVALRSALRKKTKDSTVIIVAQRISTILNAEQILVLDEGRIAGMGTHKELLKTCDAYYQIAASQLAEAELARDMEEAGREAADHE; encoded by the coding sequence ATGAGAAAACTTTTAAAGTATTTAAGGCCCTATGCAGCTACGGTCGTGGTGATCATCGGAATTTTGATCGTGCAGGCGTATTGCGATCTTTCTCTGCCGTCCTACACATCGGATATTGTGAATGTGGGAATTCAACAGGGAGGAATCGATGACAAGGTACCAAAGGCCATTGCTGCCGGGGAGATGGAAAAATTACTGCTGTTTGCTGAAGAGGGAGACGCAGAGCAGATCAAAGAAGCCTATACACTGAAAGAAACTGATACCGGATATACGTATGAGGGCAGTGTGTATGTGCTGAAAGATGAGATTTTACATGATGAGGAGAGGCTTGCCTCTCTGGCTGAGATGATGGGAAAACCGATGTTTTTGACATTAGGGTTAGAGTCGGGAAATGATATGACAAAGCAGATGGAAGAGTCCATGAAAGAGGGTATGAAAATCGATGACGCGGATTTATTTGAGTTACTCCGGATGATGCCGGAGCAGCAGCGCAGTGAAGTCGTCTCAAAGATGGCGGAGCAGCTTAAGAAAATGCCGGAAAGTATCGTGGAGCAGGCGGCCACCTCCTATATCCGCAGTGTTTATGAAGAATTGGGCATGGACGCTGAGAAGATGCAGAACGGCTATATTCTGAGGACGGGCGGAAAGATGCTGGCCCTGGCTTTTCTGGGAATGCTGTCAAGCGTACTCGTCGGTCTTCTGGCGTCCCGCGTGGCGGCGAGAACAGGGCGGGACCTGCGCGGTAAGGTATTCAAAAAGGTGGTGGGATTTTCCAACGCGGAATTTGATAAATTCTCCACGGCGTCTCTGATTACCAGAAGCACCAATGACATTCAGCATATTCAGATGCTTGTGGTCATGCTCCTTAGAATGGTCATGTACGCACCGATCATGGCAGTAGGCGGAATTGTGAAAGTATTTCATACAAATGTGGATATGTCCTGGATCATCGCGCTGGGAGTGGTGCTGATCTTCCTGATTGTCATGGTGCTTTTTACGGTCGCTATGCCGAAATTTAAGGTACTTCAGAATCTGGTGGACCGCCTGAACCTGGTGACGCGGGAGATTCTGACCGGACTTTCGGTGATTCGTGCGTTCAGTACGGAAAAATATGAGGAACAAAGATTTGATAAGGCAAACCGGAATCTGACGAAGACGAATCTGTTCGTCAACCGGGCCATGACCTTCATGATGCCGACGATGATGCTGGTTATGAATGGAATAACGGTTCTGATCGTGTGGGTGGGGGCCTACGGAGTGAACGACGGGAAAATGCAGGTCGGAGATATGATGGCGTTCATTCAGTATACCATGCAGATCATCATGGCATTTCTGATGATTTGTATGATATCGATCATGCTTCCCCGTGCCGCGGTGGCTGCCGGACGAGTGGACGAGGTGCTTACCAGCGAGACGGTGATAAATGATCCCGAAAAGCCGGAAGGAACAGGCGCCGCAGGTAGAGGAGAGGTCGTATTTGACCATGTTTCATTCTGGTATCCGGGCGCCGAGGAGCCTGTCCTTCGGGATATCAGTTTTACCGCCAGACCGGGGCAGACTACGGCGATCATCGGAAGTACGGGAAGTGGAAAATCAACGCTATTAAATCTGATTCCGCGTTTTTACGATGTGACGGAGGGGCGGATTCTGCTGGACGGCCAGGATATTCGAAGTATCACGCAGCATGATCTGCGGGAACGCCTGGGGTATGTGCCGCAGAAAGGGGTACTGTTCTCCGGAACCATAGAAAGTAACATTTTATATGGAAATCCAAATGGAAGTGAGGAGGAGATGAAGGAAGCCGCAGCGATCGCCCAGGCGGAAGAATTTATTGCCGAGAAGCGAAAGGGTTATCAAAGCCCGATCGCCCAGGGAGGGGTCAATGTGTCAGGAGGCCAGAAACAGCGGCTTTCCATTGCCCGGGCCATCGCAAAAAGGCCTAATGTCTTTCTGTTTGACGACAGCTTTTCCGCTCTGGATTTTAAGACAGATGTGGCGCTGCGCAGTGCCCTCAGAAAGAAAACGAAGGACAGCACGGTGATCATTGTGGCGCAGAGGATCAGTACCATTTTAAATGCAGAACAGATCCTGGTGTTGGACGAGGGAAGAATTGCGGGTATGGGAACGCATAAGGAATTACTGAAGACTTGTGACGCATACTATCAGATCGCGGCCTCTCAGCTTGCGGAAGCGGAGCTGGCGCGCGATATGGAAGAGGCAGGAAGGGAGGCGGCAGATCATGAGTGA
- a CDS encoding ABC transporter ATP-binding protein, whose translation MSENQTAGRRRGHMGRGPMGAGEKAKDFKGTMKKLLSYVSVYKVSIILVMVFAVGSTVFTIVGPKILGKATTEIFNGLVGKVSGGDGIDFARLGTILALLLGLYAASALFSFIQGYIMTGVSQKLTYQMRKEISEKINRMPMNYFDTTTHGEVLSRVTNDVDTLSQSLNQSATQLITSVTTLIGVLVMMLSISPLMTLIALLILPISMILISMIVKRSQRFFKSQQEYLGHINGQVEEVYGGQVIVKAFNKEEDVIRTFDETNEILYQSAWKSQFLSGMMMPIMQFVGNLGYVGVSILGGYLAIRGTIEVGDIQSFIQYVRSFTQPIQQVAQVANMLQSTAAASERVFEFLQEAEEDQTVPNPVSVDSLEGNVEFDHVHFGYHADHIIINDFSAKVRQGQKIAIVGPTGAGKTTMIKLLMRFYDVNDGAILVDGHNIKDFNRSELRQMFGMVLQDTWLFNGTIEENIRYGKLDASHEEVVEAAKAAHVHRFVQTLPGGYDMVLNEEASNVSQGQKQLLTIARAILADPKILILDEATSSVDTRTEVRIQKAMDNLMKGRTSFVIAHRLSTIRDADLILVMKDGDIIEQGRHEELLEQGGFYAELYNSQWAQTESCA comes from the coding sequence ATGAGTGAGAATCAGACGGCAGGACGCAGGAGAGGCCACATGGGAAGAGGTCCTATGGGAGCAGGAGAAAAAGCGAAAGATTTTAAGGGAACCATGAAAAAGCTGCTTAGCTATGTAAGTGTGTATAAGGTCAGCATTATTCTGGTCATGGTATTTGCGGTGGGAAGTACCGTATTTACCATCGTTGGACCGAAGATTCTGGGTAAAGCGACCACGGAGATCTTTAATGGCCTGGTAGGGAAGGTCTCCGGCGGGGACGGAATTGATTTCGCAAGGCTTGGCACGATTTTGGCCCTCCTTCTGGGACTGTATGCGGCCAGCGCATTATTTTCCTTTATTCAGGGCTATATTATGACCGGGGTCTCGCAGAAACTGACGTATCAGATGCGTAAGGAGATTTCTGAGAAGATCAACCGCATGCCGATGAATTATTTTGATACGACGACGCATGGGGAAGTTCTCTCAAGAGTGACCAACGACGTGGACACCTTAAGCCAGAGTCTGAACCAGAGTGCGACCCAGCTTATCACGTCGGTGACGACTCTGATCGGCGTGCTGGTCATGATGCTGAGCATCAGCCCGCTCATGACGTTGATCGCACTGCTCATTCTGCCGATCTCCATGATCCTGATTTCGATGATCGTGAAGCGGTCGCAGAGGTTCTTCAAGAGTCAGCAGGAATATCTGGGACATATCAATGGGCAGGTAGAAGAAGTGTATGGGGGTCAGGTGATCGTGAAAGCATTTAATAAGGAAGAAGATGTGATCAGGACCTTCGATGAGACCAATGAAATCTTGTACCAGTCGGCGTGGAAATCCCAGTTCCTGTCGGGCATGATGATGCCGATCATGCAGTTTGTCGGAAATCTGGGATATGTGGGAGTCTCCATTTTAGGAGGTTATCTCGCCATTCGTGGTACGATCGAGGTGGGGGATATCCAGTCCTTTATCCAGTATGTGCGCAGCTTCACCCAGCCGATCCAGCAGGTAGCCCAGGTGGCGAATATGCTGCAGTCTACGGCAGCGGCATCGGAGAGAGTTTTTGAATTCCTGCAGGAAGCGGAGGAGGATCAGACGGTACCAAACCCGGTTTCTGTGGACTCTCTGGAAGGAAATGTGGAGTTCGATCATGTGCATTTCGGATATCATGCGGATCACATTATCATCAATGATTTCTCCGCAAAGGTCAGACAGGGACAGAAAATCGCCATCGTAGGTCCGACGGGAGCCGGAAAGACGACGATGATCAAGCTGCTGATGCGTTTTTATGATGTAAATGACGGAGCCATTCTGGTAGACGGCCACAATATCAAGGATTTTAACCGCAGCGAACTGCGCCAGATGTTCGGTATGGTGCTGCAGGATACCTGGCTGTTTAATGGAACGATCGAGGAGAATATCCGATATGGGAAACTGGACGCTTCTCACGAGGAAGTGGTGGAAGCGGCGAAGGCGGCGCATGTGCACCGGTTCGTGCAGACTCTTCCGGGCGGCTATGACATGGTGCTGAATGAGGAAGCCAGCAACGTATCTCAGGGGCAGAAGCAGCTTCTGACGATCGCCAGGGCGATCCTTGCCGATCCGAAGATCCTGATTCTGGACGAGGCCACCAGCTCCGTGGATACCAGGACGGAGGTGCGGATTCAGAAGGCGATGGATAATCTGATGAAGGGCAGGACCAGCTTCGTGATCGCGCATCGTTTGTCGACCATACGGGACGCCGATCTGATCCTCGTTATGAAGGACGGGGATATCATTGAGCAGGGACGGCATGAGGAGCTTTTGGAGCAAGGCGGATTCTATGCGGAGCTTTATAATTCCCAGTGGGCGCAGACGGAAAGCTGCGCGTAG